The following are encoded together in the Fragaria vesca subsp. vesca unplaced genomic scaffold, FraVesHawaii_1.0 scf0513067, whole genome shotgun sequence genome:
- the LOC101303872 gene encoding uncharacterized protein LOC101303872: MFGRVRASSIPAESLERPPCKIFKDDSLSIYEVTLMKLKLGSKRNLSPCSNEVVEMDAGSNSSSLESEPMNIEVNCASSGTSSSPDSVASFPQEEVMTLDTDCSSERSSVSSSGCDSAGTLKQPRSTEVSVLYLFSKFKRAHDAISSSSSEAMIVDSVGVSPSSSGSRSVNNTEQQSEQECISSFPATEIDML; the protein is encoded by the exons ATGTTTGGGAGAGTAAGAGCGTCGTCTATTCCGGCCGAGAGCTTGGAAAGACCGCCCTGCAAGATTTTCAAGGACGATTCTCTCTCCATCTACG AGGTTACACTGATGAAGCTTAAATTGGGTTCAAAACGTAATCTTAGTCCGTGCTCTAATGAGGTAGTGGAGATGGATGCCGGTTCTAATTCAAGTTCTCTTGAGTCGGAGCCAATGAACATAGAGGTGAACTGTGCTTCCTCGGGGACTTCAAGCTCTCCAGATTCGGTTGCCAGCTTCCCACAGGAGGAGGTTATGACATTAGATACAGATTGTTCTTCAGAAAGAAGTTCAGTAAGTTCGAGTGGTTGTGATTCTGCGGGGACCTTGAAACAGCCAAGGAGTACAGAAGTTTCAGTTCTCTACCTCTTCTCTAAATTCAAGAGAGCTCACGATGCAATCAGCTCGTCCTCCAGTGAGGCAATGATAGTAGATAGTGTTGGTGTTTCTCCAAGTTCTAGTGGTTCTCGATCTGTTAACAACACAGAACAACAATCGGAACAGGAATGCATCAGCTCTTTTCCTGCTACTGAGATAGATATGCTCTAA
- the LOC101302130 gene encoding probable serine/threonine-protein kinase abkB-like, with protein sequence MLPLPPIDLNDVQHKLATQFRPWQRSFQFWARAVDIYTGYKVFQLRVSFVKDVKRQEEMWERQHEVAAEKIYAMCSDMGGFFLKVAQIVGKPDLAPVAWVKRLVTLCDHAPATPFDAVQLMLETELGRSIGEVFERFDVEPIGSASIAQVHRARLRGDKNDIVVKVQHPGVQDLMMTDIRNLQAFALYIQKTDVKFDLYSVTKEMETQIGYEFDFTREANAMEKIQKFLYENNKRTPVVVPRLIRNLVTRRVLVMEYIDGIPILNLGDEIAKRGINPVGKVAAAAKQKILQSLTLAYGQMILKNGFFHADPHPGNILICKGSEVALLDYGQVKDLPDQLRLGYANLILAIADGDPVRALESYGELGIETLSTCEDEQKEMLKLAETMFDTKLPPGVTMLQPFSEESSIKKIAVQAFPEELFSVLRTVHLLRGLSVGLGINYSCAEQWRPIAEEALIRAGRLKGKDLKARNRRGGLLRRLLWRN encoded by the exons ATGCTTCCTCTGCCTCCTATTGATCTCAACGATGTTCAGCACAAGCTGGCCACCCAGTTCAGGCCGTGGCAACGCTCCTTTCAGTTCTGGGCTCGAGCCGTCGACATCTACACTGGCTACAAG GTGTTTCAGCTGCGTGTGAGTTTCGTGAAGGATGTGAAGAGACAAGAGGAAATGTGGGAGAGGCAACATGAAGTTGCGGCTGAGAAGATATATGCTATGTGTTCGGACATGGGCGGTTTCTTTCTCAAG GTTGCCCAAATTGTTGGGAAGCCAGACTTGGCCCCTGTTGCCTGGGTGAAAAGGCTTGTTACATTGTGTGATCATGCTCCTGCTACTCCATTTGATGCCGTTCAACTTATGCTGGAAACTGAGTTGGGTCGAAGTATTGGTGAAGTGTTTGAGAGATTCGATGTGGAACCTATTGGCTCTGCTTCAATTGCACAG GTTCACCGAGCAAGATTGAGAGGTGATAAGAATGATATTGTTGTCAAG GTGCAACATCCTGGAGTTCAGGATCTAATGATGACAGATATCCGTAACTTGCAAGCCTTTGCTTTATACATTCAGAAGACAGATGTCAAGTTTGATCTATACTCTGTAACCAAGGAAATGGAGACTCAG ATCGGATATGAATTTGACTTCACAAGAGAGGCTAATGCCATGGAAAAGATTCAAAAATTTTTGtatgaaaataacaaaaggaCTCCTGTCGTGGTTCCTCGACTAATACGAAACCTAGTCACTAG gAGAGTTTTAGTTATGGAATATATTGATGGGATACCAATCCTCAATCTTGGAGATGAAATTGCGAAAAGGGGTATAAATCCTGTTGGTAAGGTTGCAGCCGCAGCAAAGCA GAAAATCCTCCAAAGTTTGACACTAGCATATGGACAAATGATTTTGAAGAATGGTTTCTTCCATGCAGATCCCCACCCAGGAAATATCCTAATCTGTAAAGGTTCAGAG GTTGCCTTGCTCGATTATGGCCAAGTGAAAGATCTCCCAGATCAGTTGAGACTTGGTTATGCTAATCTTATTCTTGCGATAGCTGATGGTGACCCTGTAAGAGCCTTAGAGAGCTATGG GGAGCTTGGCATAGAAACCTTAAGCACATGTGAAGatgaacaaaaggaaatgttgaAGTTGGCAGAGACAATGTTTGACACGAAATTACCCCCTGGAGTGACGATGTTGCAGCCTTTTTCCGAGGAATCTTCTATTAAAAAGATTGCAGTTCAG GCTTTTCCAGAGGAGTTGTTTTCTGTACTTCGAACAGTGCACCTGCTTAGAGGGCTTAGTGTTGGACTGGGAATCAACTACTCATGTGCAGAACAATGGAGACCAATTGCAGAAGAAGCTTTGATTCGTGCTGGGAGATTAAAAG GTAAAGATCTCAAGGCTAGAAATCGTAGAGGTGGTTTATTAAGGAGGTTACTCTGGAGAAACTGA
- the LOC101304158 gene encoding cytochrome P450 71A24-like — protein sequence MNLLLKMAELINNETLSIVLAAIFFILLYVWFSTSTPTTKNSPPSPPKLPIIGNLHQLGSPRSPLHLSLKALSQHHGPLMLLHFGSVPVLVVSSAEAAQAIMKTHDLASCSRPKSTVFEKLLYNSKDVAAAPYGEYWKQVKSICVLHLLSTKRVRTYRGVREEETKAMIKKIRDSKGVVNLREMLMTLTNNVVSRVALGKSYYSDSVFKELSTEHTELLGSLYIGDYVPWLGWLSRVTGLDAKLDRMAKRFDDFLDIVIQEHMADSTHDQNKKEKRILWTFYLRFSGKICLVFLLTTELA from the coding sequence ATGAATCTGCTGCTCAAAATGGCGGAGCTGATCAACAATGAAACCCTATCGATAGTACTTGCTgctattttcttcattctcctATACGTATGGTTTTCCACTTCCACTCCTACTACAAAGAACTCACCACCTTCTCCACCAAAGCTCCCCATCATCGGAAACCTTCACCAACTAGGCTCACCACGGTCACCGCTACATCTCTCACTTAAAGCCTTGTCTCAACACCATGGCCCTCTCATGCTCCTCCATTTTGGCAGCGTCCCCGTTCTCGTCGTCTCCTCCGCCGAGGCTGCTCAAGCAATCATGAAAACACATGACCTCGCATCCTGCAGCAGGCCCAAGTCCACCGTCTTCGAAAAGCTTCTGTACAACTCGAAAGATGTGGCCGCCGCGCCTTACGGTGAGTACTGGAAGCAGGTGAAGAGCATATGCGTGTTGCATCTTTTGAGCACCAAAAGGGTTCGTACTTATCGCGGAGTTAGGGAAGAGGAGACCAAAGCCATGATCAAGAAGATAAGGGACTCAAAAGGAGTTGTGAATTTAAGGGAGATGCTTATGACACTTACAAACAATGTCGTCTCGAGAGTGGCTTTAGGGAAGAGTTACTACAGTGATAGCGTTTTTAAGGAGCTTTCGACGGAGCATACGGAGTTGCTTGGGAGTCTGTATATTGGGGACTATGTTCCATGGCTTGGTTGGTTGAGCCGTGTCACTGGTTTGGACGCCAAACTAGACAGAATGGCTAAACGGTTTGATGATTTCTTGGATATAGTGATTCAAGAGCATATGGCGGATAGCACTCATGATCAGaataagaaggaaaaaaggaTTTTGTGGACGTTTTACTTGAGATTCAGCGGGAAAATTTGCTTGGTTTTCCTATTGACGACAGAACTGGCCTAA
- the LOC101304445 gene encoding cytochrome P450 71A4-like — protein sequence MAEILKHPKVLTKFQNEVRGVNKAEDDILTEGDLVDMHYLKAVINESLRLHPPLALLFPRILMQDVKINGYNIKANTQVIVNAWQVGRDPKSYDYKPEDFEPERFLTVNKGINYIGNDFQFIPFGAGRRICPGVQFASAVYEIALANLLHKFDWTLPGGVRSEDLDMTESAGLTIHRKYPLKAVAIPYSSD from the coding sequence ATGGCTGAGATTCTAAAGCACCCGAAGGTCTTGACAAAATTTCAGAATGAAGTAAGGGGTGTGAACAAAGCTGAAGATGACATATTGACAGAGGGTGATTTGGTTGATATGCACTACTTGAAGGCGGTGATCAATGAGTCTCTTCGCTTACACCCTCCCCTTGCACTACTATTTCCTAGAATATTGATGcaagatgtgaaaataaatGGTTACAACATTAAAGCCAATACACAAGTCATAGTGAATGCCTGGCAGGTCGGTCGAGATCCCAAGTCCTACGATTACAAACCAGAGGATTTCGAGCCAGAAAGGTTCTTGACGGTTAATAAAGGTATAAATTACATAGGGAATGACTTCCAGTTTATTCCGTTTGGTGCCGGTCGGAGAATCTGTCCGGGAGTTCAGTTTGCGTCAGCTGTGTATGAGATTGCTCTAGCAAATTTGCTGCACAAGTTCGATTGGACATTGCCTGGTGGAGTAAGAAGCGAGGATTTGGACATGACCGAGTCAGCTGGTTTAACAATTCATCGGAAATACCCACTTAAAGCGGTTGCAATTCCATATTCATCAGATTAA